The following are encoded together in the Penicillium digitatum chromosome 3, complete sequence genome:
- a CDS encoding Translocation protein (Sec66), putative — protein sequence MLDVDWLSLAVPIAYLGILLGSLATFSSLYRKRKSHKASSLEPWFPAHIQRDIYFSLLHLEPSATSTKEKKAPAIPDSIFKASLLRRAAEDIHRIMTLRSQKQALTTLVQRGSVGDDLWQRFQRAEKEMEDEVKDVVSEANAYVPGWGQTIFQSANEMMNNDMYRKRMNDQQTRLEEERQWWNKKKMSIQEAFMKELNEGSVASTHEAKTTETTAQSLEAASITPAAGSSVQGSDDDAVLVDAETSNVPGSPPSADKKAMGN from the exons ATGTTGGACGTGGACTGGCTCAGTCTTGCCGTCCCAATTGCCTACCTAGGCATCCTCTTAGGATCGCTTGCCACATTCTCCTCCCTCTACCGCAAGCGCAAGTCCC ACAAGGCATCATCTCTAGAGCCATGGTTCCCAGCCCACATTCAGCGCGATATCTACTTCtctctcctccaccttgaaccctcagcaacctccacaaaagagaagaaggctCCCGCTATCCCAGACTCTATTTTCAAGGCTTCTCTTCTCCGTCGCGCAGCCGAAGACATCCATCGTATCATGACACTGCGCAGCCAGAAGCAAGCTCTCACAACACTTGTTCAACGCGGTAGTGTCGGTGATGATCTCTGGCAGCGATTCCAGCGTGCggagaaggagatggaagATGAGGTTAAGGACGTGGTTTCGGAG GCAAACGCCTATGTTCCCGGCTGGGGCCAGACTATCTTCCAGTCCGCGAACGAAATGATGAATAACGATATGTACCGCAAGCGCATGAATGATCAACAAACGAGATTGGAAGAGGAGCGCCAGTGGtggaacaagaagaagatgagtaTCCAGGAGGCATTCATGAAGGAGTTGAATGAGGGCTCGGTTGCTTCTACCCACGAGGCCAAGACTACCGAAACCACGGCTCAGTCCCTTGAGGCCGCATCCATAACCCCTGCTGCCGGAAGTTCTGTCCAGGGCAGTGATGACGATGCTGTTCTTGTTGATGCCGAAACCTCGAATGTGCCTGGTTCTCCGCCAAGCGCAGATAAGAAGGCCATGGGCAACTAG
- a CDS encoding RRNA maturation protein (Nop14), putative: MPPSQLKQLKASLRENGILAPQKSKREKRQNAKTGVGAKNRNQREVALQAIRDRFNPFEIKTINKSSKFDVTTRDGNTTAGGGARPGVTKSLGEERRRATLLKEMNSRNKIGGLVDRRFGENDPTMTPEERAAERFARESQRKMRKESMFNLEDDDDEMQLTHMGQSLSFDGPNQDDFEAGDLDDAESDEEASRKRKRFPDGDEDQGQDHDQEDFIDYGDEEQPGRKKTKAEVMKEVIAKSKFYKAERQQAKDDDEDLREALDKELPDLFEALRGIKPAAKPAKPEAPKHDFSEMNPERAAMLEESQNSKDPEKEYDQRLRQMTFDQRSKPTDRTKTEEEKAEEEAERLKKLENDRLRRMRGEQLTDDEEDNMDQDETPEDDESEIDDAMHFGLPSYPTETRPELGVEDEDDFIIDEDLVETDSNASLAIGDSDMEEEEDESSDESDGPDGEDEHINGMTLPIEDSAAASTAAEVNKDANGKLAFTYPCPKDHESFLGITKNVPVEEIPTVIQRIRALHHPRLKPGNKDKLGRFAEVLIEHVSYMGNKTEHPPFAILENIIRHIHSLAKTHPLNVTIACRAQLREIGKERPLNLLPGDLILLTGLSTFFPTSDHFHTTATPAHLCLARYLGQCTTTSLADLASGTFAASLCLQYQKASKRYMPEFVNYTLNALCNLAPTEPTVKFGAFPYRKSQESVQLVPSEKVTPRKLQFRDVTTSPSDPQAQEELKISLLTTLVSLLGSASDVWAEKSAFTEIFTPVRAVLQYLRQSLKSKVYAAAREPLQSTLDKIDSHLAQARLVRRPLFLHDHKPLAIKTAIPKFEENFNPDKHYDPDRERAESNRLKKEFKRERKGAMRELRKDASFIAREQLREKKERDSEYEKKYKRLVAEIQSQEGRAANEYERARGKR, from the exons ATGCCGCCTTCTCAGCTCAAACAGCTGAAGGCCTCGCTCCGTGAAAATGGAATTCTTGCTCCTCAGAAGTCTAAGAGAGAAAAACGACAAAATGCGAAAACCGGAGTTGGTGCGAAGAATCGCAACCAGCGCGAGGTTGCCTTGCAAGCCATTCGAGATAGGTTCAACCCTTTCGAGATTAAAACGATAAACAAATCCAGCAAGTTCGATGTCACAACCAGAGACGGCAATACGACCGCTGGAGGTGGCGCTCGCCCAGGTGTTACCAAATCACTGGGTGAAGAAAGA CGACGCGCCACTCTTCTGAAAGAAATGAACAGCCGAAACAAGATCGGTGGACTTGTCGATCGTCGATTCGGTGAGAATGATCCCACCATGACACCCGAGGAACGGGCCGCCGAGAGATTTGCGCGAGAGAGCCAGAGAAAGATGCGGAAGGAGTCCATGTTCAACCTcgaggacgatgatgatgagatgcAGCTTACTCACATGGGTCAATCCTTGTCGTTCGACGGACCAAACCAAGACGACTTCGAGGCCGGAGACTTGGATGATGCTGAATCCGACGAGGAAGCGTCGCGGAAACGGAAGCGATTCCCCGATGGCGATGAAGACCAGGGTCAGGATCATGACCAGGAAGACTTCATCGACTATGGAGACGAAGAACAGCCAGGGCGCAAAAAGACCAAGGCCGAGGTCATGAAAGAAGTCATTGCCAAGTCCAAGTTCTACAAAGCAGAACGTCAACAGGCCAAAGATGATGACGAAGATCTACGGGAAGCCTTGGATAAGGAACTTCCTGATCTTTTCGAGGCTCTGCGGGGCATCAAGCCCGCAGCCAAGCCAGCCAAGCCAGAGGCACCAAAGCATGATTTCTCAGAGATGAACCCAGAGCGTGCTGCCATGCTGGAAGAGTCACAAAACAGCAAAGATCCGGAGAAGGAATATGATCAGCGACTCAGACAGATGACATTCGATCAACGATCAAAGCCTACAGATCGTACGAAgaccgaggaggagaaggcagAGGAAGAGGCCGAGCGACTCAAGAAACTTGAGAACGATCGCCTTCGACGTATGCGTGGAGAGCAGCTCActgatgacgaggaggacAATATGGATCAGGACGAAACACCCGAGGATGACGAGTCGGAAATTGACGATGCTATGCATTTTGGCCTTCCATCTTACCCTACTGAAACACGCCCTGAACTCGGTgtcgaagatgaagacgattTCATCATCGATGAAGATTTGGTCGAGACAGATTCAAATGCCAGCCTTGCCATAGGTGATAGTGATatggaagaggaggaagatgagtcAAGCGATGAGTCTGACGGGCCAGATGGGGAGGACGAGCACATCAACGGAATGACGCTACCGATAGAAGATTCCGCTGCCGCTTCAACAGCTGCCGAGGTTAACAAAGACGCAAATGGAAAGCTCGCATTCACGTATCCTTGTCCAAAGGACCACGAAAGCTTTCTGGGTATCACAAAGAACGTGCCTGTCGAGGAAATCCCAACAGTCATCCAGCGCATTCGAGCATTGCATCATCCCCGGCTTAAGCCTGGCAACAAGGACAAGCTTGGACGATTTGCTGAAGTTCTTATTGAACATGTTTCTTACATGGGTAACAAGACTGAGCATCCTCCATTTGCTATTTTGGAGAATATCATTCGTCACATTCATTCTTTAGCTAAGACCCATCCTTTGAACGTGACAATCGCATGCCGAGCGCAACTTCGTGAGATTGGCAAGGAACGCCCACTCAATCTACTGCCTGGCGACCTCATCTTGCTTACCGGCCTCTCAACCTTCTTCCCCACGTCGGATCACTTCCACACCACAGCCACACCCGCTCATCTCTGCCTTGCGCGATACCTGGGCCAATGCACCACCACCTCGCTCGCAGACCTTGCAAGTGGCACATTTGCCGCAAGTCTTTGCCTCCAATATCAAAAGGCTTCGAAGAGGTATATGCCCGAGTTTGTCAACTACACTCTAAATGCTCTCTGCAATCTTGCTCCGACGGAGCCGACTGTCAAGTTTGGAGCTTTTCCTTACAGAAAGTCACAGGAATCAGTTCAGCTCGTGCCCTCCGAAAAGGTCACACCTCGCAAGCTGCAATTCCGCGATGTGACCACTTCTCCTTCTGATCCTCAGGCGCAGGAGGAGCTCAAGATCTCCCTTCTCACCACTTTGGTGTCTCTCCTTGGCTCCGCTTCTGATGTTTGGGCCGAGAAATCTGCTTTCACTGAGATCTTTACACCAGTCCGTGCCGTTCTGCAGTACCTCCGCCAATCCCTCAAGAGCAAGGTATACGCAGCAGCCCGAGAGCCCCTGCAGAGCACCTTGGACAAGATCGATTCCCACCTTGCACAGGCTCGTCTTGTTCGTCGCCCGTTGTTCCTGCACGACCATAAACCCCTGGCCATCAAGACGGCCATTCCAAAGTTCGAGGAGAACTTCAACCCAGACAAGCACTACGATCCAGATCGCGAGCGTGCCGAGTCCAACCGTCTCAAGAAGGAGTTCAAACGCGAGCGCAAGGGCGCCATGCGCGAGCTCCGCAAGGACGCCAGCTTCATTGCTCGCGAGCAGCTAcgcgagaagaaggagcgcGACTCCGAGTACGAGAAGAAGTACAAGCGTCTTGTGGCGGAGATTCAGAGCCAGGAGGGACGTGCCGCCAACGAGTACGAGCGGGCGCGTGGCAAGCGGTAA
- a CDS encoding Pentatricopeptide repeat protein, producing the protein MLRQAIQGARWCQHVARSPSTRAPHRAFSAVTPRRLNFGGQNDKVTFYEQESSESKARRRIDPEAEDNEERDEVKKELAKLQDELKFLEEGPFSPNSPFIKSLPEEDRKVALEALRKFDEENPKPADEPGLDQVFDKELDEMLREEFEGLAMEEENWEDGVRSRRRLTARRFAVAKRAGVESHPHAIKFKNSLRQLQGKMSDERARQDLWKWYRRCKQTIPEFLTLMPERTLEIIWDAQAIGESDQATRSTHLQILVQDAKSIGQELATSQILFYITTLHESGSTNLALEQWEAYQAELSQKKEDLEEYWKLGVRLFAADNNPQRAQDIALAFLANDRTRQPRVLIPVITAWGRLPGKEAEVKAWALYLQLKTLLGADMNMEDYDQISIALLTAGRLDTAVAIFKDMMVTGKDPANDSTALYKAALGLAGNLHASSINENEVNKVSLSALKVLPRQFQNRFFYASWMKKLIGMGEVDSAALVIELMYERCVKPDSKHLNGIIAGWLRDGNTSARDKAERLGWAMIQKRIDIMWRRYQPAENTPQLRVSSEETQSVRMPQFMQREVPPASIETFSILLLHYTRRGDDDMVKYLAKCLGDAHIKPNSYFMNHLLYAELRKQDVKNLWTKFQTMSTTVRPDVETYACLWDCAKLQYDRGRTAFDAGFPSARQLYANMMSWYSRLSPRAQQKTQAQIPRALFEQIVRCFCLSKDLSGTLVVLHSMHSAFGFAPDETTARMIVLQIARLAGVPADTPKRRLRRLSSTPRSKENIGQVSRLLELLGDRKAEYLRLQGLSLEQLDPREMEQYQLEIMASLLRIVMSRADDLDPVQVENKLEIAAKEMLVENIDFGAPLGVDDSKLL; encoded by the coding sequence ATGCTGCGCCAGGCTATTCAAGGAGCCCGATGGTGTCAGCATGTGGCCCGCAGCCCATCGACACGCGCTCCACACCGGGCCTTCTCCGCCGTAACTCCGCGGCGTCTTAATTTTGGCGGACAGAACGACAAAGTCACATTCTACGAACAAGAATCCTCTGAGAGCAAAGCACGACGCAGAATCGATCCAGAAGCCGAAGATAATGAGGAGCGAGATGAGGTCAAAAAGGAGCTCGCAAAGCTCCAGGATGAGTTGAAGTTTTTGGAGGAGGGACCTTTCTCTCCCAATAGCCCTTTCATCAAGAGTTTGCCAGAAGAGGACCGCAAGGTCGCCCTAGAAGCTCTGAGAAAATTTGACGAGGAAAATCCCAAGCCCGCAGACGAGCCTGGGCTGGATCAAGTTTTCGACAAAGAGCTTGATGAAATGCTCCGAGAGGAGTTTGAAGGCCTCGcgatggaagaagagaattgGGAGGATGGCGTCAGGAGTCGGCGAAGGCTAACTGCCAGACGATTTGCGGTAGCAAAGCGTGCAGGGGTGGAATCTCATCCTCACGCTATaaaattcaaaaattccCTACGACAACTCCAAGGAAAGATGTCCGACGAGCGGGCTCGACAAGACTTATGGAAGTGGTACCGACGATGCAAGCAGACTATCCCAGAATTTTTAACTTTAATGCCCGAAAGGACACTCGAAATCATttgggatgcacaagcaaTCGGAGAATCCGACCAGGCTACACGCTCAACACATTTGCAAATCCTGGTCCAGGACGCTAAATCTATCGGCCAAGAACTGGCCACCTCTCAAATCCTGTTTTATATCACAACTCTGCACGAAAGTGGCTCCACCAACCTTGCGCTGGAGCAATGGGAGGCATATCAAGCAGAGCTGTCgcagaagaaggaggatTTAGAAGAATACTGGAAGCTTGGAGTACGATTATTTGCTGCAGACAACAACCCACAACGAGCTCAAGATATTGCTTTGGCTTTCCTGGCAAACGACCGAACTCGTCAGCCGCGTGTGCTCATTCCTGTCATCACAGCATGGGGAAGGCTGCCCGGAAAGGAAGCTGAAGTAAAGGCTTGGGCACTTTATCTGCAGCTGAAGACACTCTTGGGCGCAGATATGAACATGGAAGACTATGATCAAATCAGCATTGCCCTTCTCACGGCTGGTCGATTGGACACAGCAGTTGCAATCTTCAAGGATATGATGGTGACTGGCAAAGACCCGGCCAACGATTCAACCGCTTTGTACAAAGCCGCGTTGGGTCTGGCAGGTAATCTTCATGCATCGAGCATCAACGAAAACGAAGTTAACAAGGTCTCTTTGTCTGCGCTTAAGGTGTTGCCTCGGCAGTTCCAGAATCGGTTCTTCTATGCAAGTTGGATGAAGAAGCTCATTGGTATGGGCGAGGTCGACTCTGCTGCTCTGGTCATTGAACTTATGTATGAGCGGTGTGTCAAGCCTGATAGCAAGCACTTAAATGGAATTATTGCGGGCTGGCTCCGTGACGGGAATACAAGTGCACGCGACAAGGCAGAGCGACTTGGCTGGGCCATGATCCAGAAGCGCATTGATATTATGTGGAGGCGATACCAACCAGCCGAGAATACCCCTCAGCTTCGAGTCAGTTCTGAGGAGACTCAGTCTGTACGCATGCCCCAGTTTATGCAGAGAGAGGTTCCGCCTGCGAGCATCGAGACCTTCTCtatccttcttcttcattaCACGCGACGAGGTGACGACGACATGGTTAAATACTTAGCCAAATGTCTTGGGGATGCACATATCAAGCCAAACTCTTACTTCATGAACCACCTTCTCTACGCAGAGCTCCGAAAGCAAGACGTGAAAAATCTTTGGACCAAGTTCCAGACAATGTCTACCACCGTTCGGCCCGATGTGGAAACATATGCCTGCCTTTGGGACTGTGCCAAGCTCCAATACGACCGCGGGCGTACTGCCTTCGATGCGGGCTTTCCATCAGCACGTCAGCTCTATGCAAACATGATGTCCTGGTACTCCCGGCTATCTCCTCGCGCCCAACAAAAAACCCAAGCGCAGATTCCTAGAGCTCTATTTGAGCAGATTGTACGATGTTTCTGTCTATCCAAAGACCTCTCCGGCACATTGGTCGTCCTACACTCGATGCATTCAGCTTTCGGCTTCGCACCTGATGAAACCACCGCTCGCATGATAGTCCTTCAGATTGCGCGACTGGCTGGTGTACCGGCCGACACTCCCAAACGGCGCCTTCGCCGCTTGTCTTCGACGCCACGAAGCAAGGAAAATATTGGCCAAGTCAGCCGCTTGCTAGAACTGTTGGGTGACCGCAAAGCTGAATACCTGCGATTGCAAGGGTTGAGTCTTGAACAGCTGGATCCACGGGAGATGGAACAGTATCAACTGGAGATCATGGCTAGTCTACTTCGGATCGTAATGAGTCGAGCAGATGACTTGGATCCAGTTCAAGTCGAAAACAAACTCGAGATAGCGGCAAAGGAGATGTTGGTCGAAAATATCGACTTTGGGGCGCCCCTAGGGGTAGACGATAGCAAGCTTCTGTAA
- a CDS encoding Origin recognition complex subunit 3, putative, translating to MDADRLNDALGLANDKSQNLGAYIYQPPKCGKSAGERPLKRRKFSSTAGKDEKVDLQSFVPLLSGDETPESTQLRYDAYQELWLNQEHKIQNILDDVDAGVLTDVSSFVTESSPQTCDGCIPTALVTVGSNVSSLSRLLSRLNGQLISTKEGSVVVLESGDAPNLKTTLKNIIRAAVTNTDGNDGYQKFLTDRAGPRLLGYDLDLLHDYVQRKGTNKLVLALRDSEAFDPGLLTDLLSLFKSWLDRIPFIVLLGISTSVELFEGRLPRSCVALLQGKHFEVQEAGNCVDRIYESLQTNPETSLWLGRNVTSTLFENTNDYFQSPEAFSRMVKYAYMSHFFANPLAVLLANPDSTILAQNKLCEAVRNLPSFRMFCEDLVEEGSIKQVRDMLEDDEYLIQETPKYLDANQQRMRNIFQAVRIVHICLQYTQHARKTNVSDLSIRALSGELSDSTIVDEMVATAKTLDSDKLDELLVRLQGILISPEAEAIQEDLRTLLETCSDSGPLRSGYNINSTVTKTTVVQQRIRLSKGQADLSEQAVEYTNIVDRLVALLQVHLTETLIDPQDLFLHEAFLFDLRNPIKETFAPRPRFAIERALATPFDYLLSSSDVTMTKVSAKQPATAILYQLYLDSGALVNIHDLWQAFYGVFETEEADGCDDRAVMSLFYGALSELKAFGVIKNSRKKTDHLAKSAWMGL from the exons ATGGATGCTGATAGACTGAACGATGCCTTGGGCTTGGCAAATGACAAGTCCCAAAACCTG GGTGCGTACATCTACCAACCGCCCAAATGTGGAAAATCAGCAGGCGAGCGACCTTTGAAGCGCCGCAAATTCTCGTCAACCGCCGGCAAGGACGAAAAGGTTGATCTACAGAGCTTTGTGCCCCTTTTGAGCGGAGACGAGACCCCTGAGTCCACCCAATTGCGATATGATGCCTACCAGGAGCTCTGGTTGAACCAAGAGCACAAGATCCAG AACATCCTTGATGATGTCGATGCTGGAGTTTTGACGGATGTGTCGTCCTTTGTAACAGAGTCCTCACCTCAGAC ATGCGATGGATGTATTCCTACTGCTTTGGTGACAGTTGGTTCAAATGTGTCCTCGCTCAGCAGATTGCTTTCACGGCTTAATGGTCAGTTGATATCGACCAAAGAAGGCAGTGTCGTGGTGTTGGAATCAGGCGATGCTCCCAATTTGAAAACAACGTTGAAGAACATCATTCGAGCTGCTGTAACAAATACAGATGGCAATGATGGATATCAAAAGTTCCTCACAGATCGTGCA GGTCCCCGACTTCTTGGTTACGATCTAGACCTTCTTCACGACTATGTGCAGAGAAAGGGGACCAACAAATTGGTTCTAGCTCTACGAGATAGCGAGGCTTTTGACCCTGGCCTTTTGACCGATCTTTTGTCTCTATTCAA ATCGTGGCTTGACCGTATACCATTCATAGTACTATTGGGTATCTCTACTTCGGTAGAGCTTTTCGAAGGTAGACTGCCTCGCTCATGTGTTGCTCTTCTCCAAGGAAAGCATTTTGAGGTCCAAGAGGCCGGCAACTGTGTCGACCGCATCTATGAATCTCTCCAGACCAATCCAGAAACCAGCCTCTGGCTGGGTCGTAACGTTACCAGCACTCTGTTTGAGAACACAAATGACTATTTCCAAAGTCCGGAGGCGTTCAGTCGCATGGTCAAG TATGCATACATGTCTCATTTCTTCGCAAATCCTCTGGCAGTACTATTAGCCAACCCAGATTCGACGATTCTCGCCCAAAATAAGCTTTGTGAGGCCGTCAGAAACCTGCCATCATTCCGAAT GTTCTGCGAGGATTTGGTCGAAGAAGGCTCCATCAAGCAAGTCCGAGATATGCTAGAAGATGACGAATATCTTATTCAAGAGACGCCCAAGTACCTGGATGCAAACCAGCAAAGAATGCGAAACATATTCCAGGCAGTGCGCATAGTACATATTTGCCTTCAGTACACACAGCATGCGAGAAAAACCAATGTGTCGGACCTTTCCATTCGCGCACTTTCTGGTGAACTATCCGATTCCACTATTGTGGACGAAATGGTTGCCACGGCGAAGACTCTAGATTCTGACAAACTGGATGAGCTCCTTGTGCGTCTCCAGGGGATTCTTATTAGTCCGGAGGCCGAAGCAATCCAAGAAGATCTCAGGACTTTGTTGGAAACGTGCTCGGACTCCGGTCCATTGCGCAGTGGATACAATATCAACAGCACCGTCACAAAAACAACAGTCGTCCAGCAGCGTATCCGGCTAAGCAAGGGGCAAGCTGATCTCTCGGAACAAGCTGTGGAATATACAAACATTGTCGACCGATTGGTTGCTCTTTTGCAAGTGCATCTCACAGAAACCCTTATCGACCCACAAGATCTGTTTCTACACGAAGCCTTCTTGTTTGATCTGCGAAATCCAATCAAGGAGACTTTTGCCCCTCGGCCGCGCTTTGCAATCGAGCGCGCCCTAGCTACTCCCTTTGATTACCTGCTTTCCTCGTCAGATGTCACTATGACCAAGGTCTCGGCCAAGCAACCTGCCACCGCAATCCTTTATCAGTTGTACCTTGATTCAGGCGCTCTGGTGAATATTCATGATCTCTGGCAGGCTTTCTATGGTGTATTTGAAACCGAAGAGGCTGATGGCTGCGATGACCGAGCCGTAATGTCTTTGTTCTATGGCGCTCTCTCGGAATTGAAGGCGTTCGGTGTGATCAAGAACAGTCGGAAGAAGACTGATCATTTGGCCAAATCAGCATGGATGGGGCTTTAG
- a CDS encoding Triacylglycerol lipase, putative, which produces MAILFAVCFLLSLASASTVVDLGYASYEGRTISTGITQWLGMRFAAPPVGDLRFAAPQNPLSVEGIQQATEHGSICIPTAASEGRAVPAGTSEDCLFLDIYAPTDAVKGSKKLPVFFWIQGGGFAVNSNANYNGTGLIKASGNNMVVVTSNYRVGPYGFLAGEEIEKGASLNNGLKDQRKALKWVQQYISKFGGDPKHVVIGGDSAGAASVTLMLSAYGGRDEGLFVGAAAQSQSFAQMLNVTESQFAYDALVTATACDSSQNTLACLRNLDVNALQQKNVNRPNPGAQGKPLYLYGPTIDEDLVPDYTYRLFHEGKFIKVPVLFGDDTNEGTRFVTKSTSNVEEADTFIRNQFPAIKQAHLARINGIYLTPNQTEEFPGAGSYWRPASTAYGEIRYICPGIDMSSIYAAAGVPSWNYHYAVQDPDDESSGLGTPHTVEVNAIWGPTNTGHKAPASYYTTNAGIVPMMQGYWASFITSLDPNAKRLLSSPKWQTWGQGSDAYQRIFIRTNETRMETVPQGQRNRCKYLTSIGLDLKQ; this is translated from the exons TGTCTGTTTCTTGCTATCCCTGGCATCAGCTTCTACAGTGGTAGATCTGGGCTATGCTAGCTATGAGGGTCGTACAATTTCCACCGGAATCACGCAGTGGCTTGGCATGCGGTTTGCTGCTCCTCCTGTAGGAGATCTGCGATTCGCTGCCCCGCAGAATCCTTTGTCTGTCGAGGGAATACAGCAAGCAACCGAG CATGGAAGTATATGCATCCCTACAGCAGCAAGTGAAGGCCGAGCAGTCCCAGCAGGAACCTCAGAGGACTGTCTGTTTCTAGATATATATGCTCCCACAGATGCAGTAAAAGGTTCAAAAAAACTGCCCGTCTTCTTTTGGATCCAAGGAGGAGGCTTTGCAGTCAATTCAAATGCCAACTATAACGGCACTGGATTGATAAAGGCATCCGGAAATAACATGGTAGTGGTCACTTCCAACTACCGAGTTGGACCCTACGGATTTCTTGCCGGagaagagattgaaaaagGAGCTAGTCTGAATAATGGTCTGAAAGACCAACGCAAGGCACTGAAGTGGGTTCAGCAGTATATCAGCAAA TTTGGTGGAGACCCTAAAcatgttgtcattggtggtGATAGTGCTGGTGCTGCCTCGGTGACTCTCATGCTCTCGGCGTATGGTGGCAGAGACGAAGGCTTGTTTGTTGGAGCTGCTGCACAGTCCCAGAGCTTTGCCCAGATGCTCAACGTTACCGAAAGTCAATTTGCATACGATGCCCTGGTAACTGCGACTGCATGTGACAGTAGTCAAAATACTTTGGCGTGCCTGCGCAACCTCGATGTCAATGCTTTGCAGCAGAAGAACGTTaacagacccaacccaggAGCACAAGGGAAGCCTTTGTACCTGTACGGACCCACAATCGACGAGGACCTGGTGCCAGACTACACGTACCGGCTCTTTCATGAAGGTAAATTCATCAAAGTACCGGTATTATTTGGCGATGACACCAATGAGGGCACGAGATTCGTTACCAAGAGCACCTCCAATGTCGAGGAGGCAGATACGTTCATCCGGAACCAATTTCCAGCAATCAAACAGGCCCATCTTGCCAGGATCAACGGTATATATCTTACTCCAAACCAGACGGAGGAATTTCCTGGCGCCGGGTCCTACTGGCGGCCGGCAAGCACGGCGTACGGCGAAATTCGCTACATCTGTCCCGGAATTGATATGTCTTCTATCTACGCAGCGGCAGGTGTTCCAAGCTGGAATTACCACTACGCAGTTCAGGACCCCGACGATGAGAGCTCAGGATTAGGCACACCGCACACTGTCGAAGTGAATGCAATCTGGGGTCCGACCAATACTGGCCACAAAGCTCCAGCTTCATACTACACCACCAACGCAGGCATCGTGCCTATGATGCAGGGCTACTGGGCAAGTTTTATTACGTCTTTGGACCCCAACGCCAAACGTCTTCTTTCGAGTCCAAAGTGGCAGACTTGGGGTCAAGGTAGTGATGCATACCAGCGGATCTTCATTCGAACCAACGAGACTAGAATGGAGACAGTGCCACAGGGACAAAGAAACCGATGTAAATATTTGACTAGCATTGGTCTTGATTTGAAGCAGTAG
- a CDS encoding Armadillo-like helical, which produces MAPFSGDGVLWLCLGVSLFFAVRGIARDLRQVVDLTEIKHVEKEDKIISEGTEEALKLDTLLKLSQSTSHDLRAAALRIISERSTKGDARDLLLEELASRNKIHQRRALNAMNFLVSNRALTRTSVCTRLADVPTFTAIINCLCNLLEEHLEKTSTTNSPILPKTRPIGERKALNILNVLLPENIPDALEAGIISRWLCRYPFPCAIAEPSRRRDVVILMKTWWSDDVVMSAIFSALSSHPDGIKQLRKHGLMGSMIEENDHDDEDDADSDVWMVDADEVGGSFGRTPSRRLQEGSADEQALRRRRREAMVLSDGERPIGNDDIIQRPID; this is translated from the exons ATGGCTCCCTTTTCAGGGGATGGTGTGCTATGGCTATGCCTGG GCGTCTCACTGTTCTTTGCTGTCCGCGGCATCGCCAGAGACCTCCGCCAAGTCGTCGACCTTACAGAAATCAAACATGTTGAGAAGGAAGACAAGATCATCAGCGAGGGAACTGAAGAAG CTCTCAAGTTAGACACCCTCTTGAAGCTTTCTCAAAGCACAAGCCATGACCTCCGAGCTGC GGCTTTGCGCATAATTTCGGAACGATCTACCAAGGGAGATGCTCGTGACTTACTATTGGAGGAACTGGCATCTAGAAACAAAATTCACCAACGGCGAGCTCTAAATGCAATGAACTTCCTAGTTTCAAACCGAGCCC TCACTCGAACCTCAGTTTGCACTCGACTCGCCGACGTACCCACATTTACTGCCATTATCAACTGCCTTTGCAACTTACTAGAAGAGCACTTAGAGAAGACATCTACGACTAATTCGCCCATCTTGCCAAAGACCCGGCCGATCGGAGAGAGGAAGGCGTTGAACATTCTGAATGTCTTGTTGCCAGAGAACATACCCGACGCACTGGAAGCGGGGATCATCAGTCGATGGCTCTGCAGATATCCATTCCCATGTGCAATAGCCGAGCCTTCTCGCCGGCGGGACGTGGTAATTCTCATGAAAACATGGTGGTCAGATGATGTAGTCATGAGCGCGATTTTCAGCGCGCTTTCCTCGCACCCGGATGGGATCAAGCAGCTGCGGAAACATGGCCTGATGGGCAGCATGATTGAAGAAAATGACCacgacgatgaggatgacgCGGACAGTGATGTATGGATGGTAGATGCGGATGAGGTAGGAGGCTCCTTTGGACGAACTCCTTCGCGCAGACTTCAGGAGGGGAGTGCCGACGAGCAAGCACTTCGTCGCCGCAGGAGAGAAGCTATGGTTTTGAGTGACGGTGAACGGCCAATTGGAAATGACGACATAATCCAACGACCCATTGATTGA